A genome region from Dickeya chrysanthemi NCPPB 402 includes the following:
- a CDS encoding metalloregulator ArsR/SmtB family transcription factor: protein MTTLTPQELFKALSDETRLSIVLLLREAGELCVCDLCEGLQEPQPKISRHLALLRDAGLLVDRRQGKWIHYRLSLHMPAWCAAIIEQAWLSQRHAVAGVIKRLGHQRVCE from the coding sequence ATGACTACCTTGACCCCGCAGGAGCTGTTTAAAGCGTTGTCTGATGAAACTCGCCTTTCGATCGTGCTGTTGTTGCGAGAAGCGGGTGAGTTGTGTGTGTGCGATTTATGTGAGGGGTTACAGGAGCCTCAGCCCAAGATTTCCCGCCATCTTGCACTATTGCGGGATGCCGGGCTGCTCGTGGATCGCCGCCAGGGTAAATGGATTCATTATCGGCTTTCGCTCCATATGCCGGCCTGGTGCGCCGCGATTATCGAACAGGCGTGGTTAAGCCAACGTCACGCTGTTGCCGGCGTGATAAAACGGCTTGGTCATCAGCGGGTTTGTGAATAA
- a CDS encoding arsenic transporter has translation MLLAAVVFILTLILVIWQPRGLGIGWSASFGAVLAWATGVIQLEDIPVVWHIVWNATTTFIAVIIISLLLDKSGFFEWAALHMARKGQGRGKRLFTLMIVLGALVAALFANDGAALILTPIVVAMLTALGFSRGATLAFVMAAGFIADTSSLPLVVSNLVNIVTADYFRIDFNTYAWVMIPVDIAAVVATLVVLHLFFRRDIPTDYDLNKLKDPAAAIRDRQTFNAGWFVLALLLGGFFVLEPLGVPVSLVATVAAVILWLVARRGAIIDTGTVLRGAPWQIVVFSLGMYLVVYGLRNAGLTDSLTRVLNDFAAQGLWTATIGTGFLTAVLSSVMNNMPTVLIGALSIDASAADGVIREAMIYANIIGCDLGPKLTPIGSLATLLWLHVLAQKEIRISWGYYFRVGVVMTLPVLFVTLAALALRLSI, from the coding sequence ATGTTACTGGCTGCAGTCGTTTTTATACTGACGTTAATTCTGGTCATTTGGCAGCCGCGGGGGTTGGGGATTGGCTGGAGCGCGTCGTTTGGGGCGGTGCTGGCCTGGGCGACCGGGGTGATTCAGTTGGAAGATATTCCCGTGGTGTGGCACATCGTCTGGAACGCGACGACGACGTTCATTGCGGTGATTATTATCAGCTTACTGCTCGATAAGTCGGGTTTTTTTGAGTGGGCGGCGCTGCATATGGCGCGCAAAGGACAGGGCCGCGGCAAACGACTGTTCACGCTGATGATTGTGCTGGGGGCATTGGTCGCTGCGCTGTTTGCGAATGATGGCGCCGCGCTGATCCTGACGCCAATAGTCGTGGCGATGCTGACCGCGCTGGGTTTTAGCCGCGGTGCAACGCTGGCCTTTGTGATGGCCGCCGGGTTTATTGCTGATACCTCCAGTCTGCCGCTGGTAGTCTCTAATCTGGTTAATATCGTCACGGCGGATTACTTTCGTATCGATTTCAATACCTATGCGTGGGTGATGATTCCGGTGGATATCGCCGCTGTCGTTGCTACGTTGGTTGTGCTGCATCTGTTTTTTCGTCGGGACATTCCAACTGATTATGATTTGAACAAGCTGAAAGACCCCGCGGCGGCAATTCGCGACAGGCAGACGTTTAACGCCGGATGGTTTGTACTGGCACTGTTGTTAGGCGGTTTTTTCGTGTTGGAGCCGCTGGGCGTACCTGTCAGCCTGGTCGCAACGGTGGCCGCCGTGATCCTCTGGCTGGTCGCCCGGCGAGGGGCCATCATTGATACCGGCACAGTATTGCGCGGTGCGCCCTGGCAGATTGTGGTGTTTTCACTGGGCATGTATCTGGTGGTGTATGGTCTGCGTAATGCCGGACTGACGGATTCTCTGACACGTGTGTTGAATGATTTTGCCGCGCAGGGATTATGGACTGCGACAATCGGCACCGGTTTCCTCACGGCAGTGTTGTCATCGGTGATGAACAATATGCCGACGGTGCTTATCGGCGCATTGTCGATTGATGCTTCTGCGGCTGATGGCGTCATTCGTGAGGCAATGATTTACGCCAACATTATCGGCTGTGATTTAGGCCCCAAATTGACCCCTATCGGCAGCCTTGCCACGCTGCTGTGGTTGCACGTGCTGGCGCAAAAAGAGATTCGCATCAGTTGGGGGTATTATTTCCGCGTGGGCGTGGTGATGACGTTACCGGTGCTGTTCGTAACGCTGGCAGCGCTGGCGCTGCGTCTTTCTATCTAA
- the arsC gene encoding glutaredoxin-dependent arsenate reductase yields MTEITIYHNPVCGTSRNTLALIRNSGVEPTVIHYLETPPSRAELEGLISAMGITPRMLLRQNVEPYSELGLADDSFSDEQLITFMLAHPILINRPIVVTPLGTRLCRPSEVVLDILPDAQQGAFIKEDGEQVVDKQGKRVN; encoded by the coding sequence ATGACAGAGATTACTATCTACCACAACCCGGTGTGCGGCACATCCCGCAATACACTGGCGCTGATTCGTAATAGCGGTGTTGAACCCACCGTTATCCACTACCTTGAAACGCCACCCTCCAGAGCGGAACTTGAGGGGCTGATTAGCGCGATGGGCATTACCCCACGTATGCTGCTGCGCCAAAACGTTGAGCCTTATAGCGAGTTAGGTCTGGCTGACGATAGCTTCAGCGATGAACAATTGATCACATTTATGCTGGCTCACCCCATATTGATCAACCGCCCGATTGTGGTCACGCCGCTTGGCACCCGGCTATGCCGCCCATCAGAAGTAGTGCTGGATATTTTGCCTGATGCACAGCAAGGCGCATTCATTAAAGAGGATGGCGAGCAAGTGGTTGATAAACAGGGAAAGCGTGTTAATTAG
- the yajD gene encoding HNH nuclease YajD yields MVLIPKNYSRLESGYREKALKIYPWVCGRCSREFVYSNLRELTVHHIDHDHTNNPEDGSNWELLCLYCHDHEHSKYTEAEQYGTTVVAGEDAQKDVGVATYNPFADLKSMLNKKK; encoded by the coding sequence ATGGTTTTGATCCCCAAAAACTACTCGCGGCTGGAAAGCGGTTACCGTGAGAAAGCACTAAAAATCTATCCATGGGTGTGTGGGCGCTGCTCACGGGAGTTTGTTTATTCAAACCTACGTGAATTAACAGTTCATCATATCGATCACGATCATACCAATAACCCGGAAGATGGCAGCAACTGGGAGTTGTTGTGTCTGTATTGCCATGACCACGAACACTCGAAGTACACGGAAGCCGAGCAGTACGGCACAACCGTTGTGGCGGGGGAAGACGCGCAAAAAGATGTTGGTGTAGCAACCTATAATCCCTTTGCCGATCTCAAGTCGATGCTTAATAAGAAGAAATAG
- a CDS encoding glutathione peroxidase, with protein MTSFHQLTATSLGGQLIAMADYAGKVVLVVNTASHCGFTPQYGGLEALYQKYAAQGLVVLGFPCNQFGKQEPGDADEIAQTCHINYGVSFPMFEKVEVNGTAAHPVFRYLKNELPGVLGGRIKWNFTKFLIGRDGKPLKRFAPFTTPEKMEATILAALEISVFR; from the coding sequence ATGACTTCCTTTCATCAACTTACAGCCACCAGTCTGGGTGGCCAGCTTATCGCTATGGCCGACTACGCGGGTAAGGTGGTTCTGGTCGTTAATACCGCCAGCCATTGCGGCTTCACGCCACAATACGGCGGCCTTGAAGCGCTCTACCAGAAATACGCCGCCCAGGGTTTGGTGGTGCTGGGTTTCCCCTGCAACCAGTTCGGTAAACAGGAACCCGGCGACGCCGACGAAATCGCGCAGACTTGTCACATTAACTATGGCGTGAGCTTCCCGATGTTCGAGAAAGTAGAGGTCAACGGAACTGCAGCGCACCCGGTGTTTCGTTATCTGAAAAACGAATTGCCTGGCGTGCTGGGTGGGCGAATCAAGTGGAACTTCACTAAGTTCCTGATCGGTCGCGACGGTAAACCGCTCAAGCGTTTTGCACCGTTCACCACCCCGGAGAAAATGGAAGCCACAATCCTTGCGGCACTTGAAATCTCAGTGTTTCGATAA
- a CDS encoding prevent-host-death protein, whose amino-acid sequence MRVETISYIKKHAAALELSEPILVTQNGMPAYVIESFEERKRRDDSIALLKLLTISEKDKVEGRVFTRDQILASI is encoded by the coding sequence ATGAGAGTAGAAACTATTAGCTATATAAAAAAGCACGCCGCTGCGCTTGAACTTTCTGAGCCAATACTGGTTACTCAGAATGGCATGCCTGCTTATGTTATTGAATCTTTTGAAGAAAGAAAGAGACGTGATGATTCTATCGCTCTTTTAAAGCTTTTAACTATTTCAGAAAAGGATAAAGTCGAGGGGCGTGTATTCACACGTGACCAGATATTGGCAAGTATATAA
- a CDS encoding glutathione S-transferase family protein: MSTHDLTLISHPLCPFVQRSAIVLLEKNVPFERVNVDLSAKPDWFLALSPTGKVPLLKVRQANGEDAIIFESMVICEYLNETQDGDSMYADDALVRARQRAWIEFSTSMLGNAWQFLNATDQAIADSKRAVFREQLERIESELSLGPYFSGAEFSMVDAVYAPIFRYFSIIDASVSEAIFEGLPRACAWIATLAERESVKAAVSSDYAELFQNHLRQHSAILATWRY; encoded by the coding sequence ATGTCTACTCATGACCTAACACTGATTAGCCACCCACTATGTCCCTTTGTGCAGCGTTCAGCGATCGTTCTTCTCGAAAAAAATGTGCCATTTGAACGCGTAAATGTAGACCTATCGGCGAAGCCTGATTGGTTTCTTGCTCTGTCACCCACTGGCAAGGTGCCGCTACTTAAAGTGCGTCAGGCAAACGGCGAAGATGCCATTATTTTCGAGAGCATGGTGATCTGCGAATACCTTAATGAAACGCAAGACGGTGATTCGATGTATGCTGACGATGCATTAGTAAGAGCCCGACAGCGCGCATGGATCGAGTTCTCTACATCAATGCTTGGAAATGCATGGCAATTTTTAAATGCGACTGATCAGGCCATTGCAGACAGCAAACGCGCGGTGTTCCGTGAGCAACTTGAACGTATTGAATCCGAATTGAGCTTAGGGCCTTATTTCTCTGGTGCCGAATTCAGTATGGTTGATGCGGTCTACGCGCCTATTTTCCGTTACTTCTCCATCATCGATGCATCAGTATCTGAGGCGATTTTTGAGGGACTTCCGCGTGCTTGCGCATGGATAGCTACACTTGCGGAAAGGGAAAGCGTAAAAGCCGCTGTATCATCAGATTATGCAGAACTTTTCCAAAATCATCTTCGTCAGCATTCTGCAATTCTCGCTACTTGGAGATATTAA
- a CDS encoding SDR family oxidoreductase produces MSRLQGKRALITGGTSGIGLETAKLFVAEGARVIVTGVNPDSIAKAKVELGNDVLVVSADSADVNAQKALAQTVKEHFGELDIAFLNAGISMYMPIEVWTEEMFDRIYDINVKGPYFLMQALLPVFASSASVVFNTSINAHTGPENSSVYGSTKAALLNMSKTLSNELLSRGIRINAVSPGPVDTPLYDKAGIPVEYHDQVMKDIVATIPAGRFGKPQEVAQAVLYFASDESAWTVGSEIVIDGGVSI; encoded by the coding sequence ATGTCTAGATTACAAGGTAAACGCGCACTGATTACGGGTGGAACAAGTGGTATTGGTCTTGAAACAGCGAAGCTGTTTGTGGCAGAAGGTGCACGCGTAATTGTTACTGGTGTTAACCCTGATTCTATCGCAAAGGCGAAAGTAGAACTTGGTAATGATGTGTTAGTCGTGAGCGCTGATTCCGCTGATGTGAATGCACAGAAAGCTCTGGCTCAAACGGTTAAGGAACACTTTGGTGAACTGGATATCGCTTTCCTGAATGCGGGTATATCAATGTATATGCCCATCGAGGTATGGACAGAAGAGATGTTCGACCGTATTTATGATATCAACGTTAAAGGCCCTTACTTCCTAATGCAGGCACTGCTGCCGGTGTTCGCAAGCTCTGCATCAGTGGTCTTTAATACATCTATAAATGCTCACACCGGACCTGAGAACTCTTCCGTTTATGGCTCAACCAAAGCGGCATTGCTGAACATGTCAAAAACACTTTCTAACGAGTTACTTTCTCGTGGAATTCGTATCAACGCAGTGAGCCCAGGCCCAGTTGACACACCGCTTTACGATAAGGCGGGGATTCCAGTGGAATATCATGATCAAGTGATGAAAGATATCGTTGCAACCATCCCTGCAGGTCGTTTTGGTAAGCCTCAAGAAGTCGCGCAAGCGGTACTTTACTTCGCATCTGATGAGTCTGCCTGGACCGTGGGTTCAGAAATCGTCATCGACGGCGGTGTTTCAATCTAA
- the istB gene encoding IS21-like element helper ATPase IstB yields MEHLTDAVDNLLEQAVREELNAREMLVRVLSHEWHGRRHKGLESRLKQARLPWIKTLEQFDFSFQPGIDQRVIRELAGLVFIERNENVILLGPPGVGKTHLAVALGVKAADAGHRVLFMPLDKLMATLVKARQENRLERQLQQLGYVRVLILDEIGYLPMTRDEANLFFRLLNRRYEKASIILTSNKSFTDWGEVFGDHVLATAILDRLLHHSTTVNIKGESYRLKDKRKAGSLPKAIEEKHTEN; encoded by the coding sequence ATGGAGCACCTGACGGACGCGGTGGACAATCTGCTGGAGCAGGCCGTCAGGGAAGAACTTAACGCGCGCGAAATGCTGGTTCGGGTGCTGAGTCATGAATGGCATGGCCGACGGCACAAGGGGCTGGAATCCCGACTGAAACAGGCCCGGCTACCCTGGATAAAAACGCTGGAGCAGTTCGACTTCAGCTTCCAGCCGGGCATCGACCAGCGGGTCATCCGGGAGCTGGCCGGGCTGGTGTTCATCGAGCGTAACGAAAACGTCATCCTGTTAGGCCCACCGGGCGTGGGGAAAACACATCTGGCGGTGGCACTGGGAGTCAAGGCAGCGGATGCGGGTCATCGGGTGCTGTTCATGCCACTGGATAAACTGATGGCAACGCTGGTAAAAGCCAGACAGGAAAACAGGCTGGAGCGGCAGTTGCAGCAACTGGGTTATGTGCGGGTGCTTATCCTGGATGAGATCGGTTATCTGCCGATGACGCGTGATGAAGCGAATCTGTTCTTCCGGCTACTGAACCGGCGTTACGAGAAAGCGAGCATCATCCTGACCTCAAACAAGAGCTTCACCGACTGGGGCGAGGTGTTCGGGGATCATGTACTGGCCACGGCGATCCTCGACAGGTTGCTGCATCACTCAACAACGGTCAACATCAAGGGCGAAAGCTACCGACTGAAAGATAAGCGGAAAGCTGGCTCGTTACCCAAAGCCATAGAGGAAAAACACACCGAAAACTGA
- a CDS encoding SPASM domain-containing protein, whose product MKQNKNCYHDVIEWARKYGVAVSYDYALIAEYDHSNKIICNRLSLNEASKIIKDKYSDDKAYLDKLKDDLVNKSHVDPEDPICSICSVSVCIAENGNVYPCAGWQYCVLGNVLETSLNDVWYFSRKINSLRMMKNKDFPECMQCDLKGICSMCMVRNANEDCNGDYFNINEYFCNITKIKKELLN is encoded by the coding sequence ATGAAACAGAATAAAAATTGTTATCACGATGTCATTGAATGGGCGAGAAAATATGGAGTTGCTGTCAGTTATGATTATGCTTTGATTGCGGAATATGATCATTCAAATAAAATCATCTGTAATCGGCTCTCATTAAATGAAGCCAGTAAAATTATTAAAGATAAATATTCTGATGATAAAGCTTATCTTGATAAATTGAAAGATGACCTAGTTAATAAGAGTCATGTTGATCCGGAAGACCCTATCTGTTCGATTTGTAGTGTATCTGTTTGTATTGCTGAGAACGGAAACGTTTATCCCTGTGCTGGCTGGCAGTATTGTGTTTTAGGTAATGTTCTGGAAACATCATTGAATGATGTCTGGTATTTTTCTAGGAAAATAAATTCATTAAGAATGATGAAAAATAAAGACTTCCCCGAATGCATGCAATGTGATCTTAAAGGTATCTGTTCAATGTGCATGGTAAGAAACGCAAATGAAGATTGTAATGGTGATTATTTTAATATCAATGAATATTTTTGCAATATAACGAAAATCAAAAAAGAACTGTTGAACTAA
- a CDS encoding PqqD family peptide modification chaperone: protein MYFKLKSNVLFRNYGDYGYITDDRNYRYVKDEVMGERIVSESGAVFLSTLNKTPKSTLDICTELLDKFKDVSIEIIRDDVEEFFSELVYDGFLCKGETAAECNSNDYVFTYKDINSKVKIDISKDNTDNTNEFLEKHESGVNRLTSVHIEITSKCNERCIHCYIPHEKKIKTLDTKNIYSLLKQCKDMNVLHITLSGGEPMLHKDFCDILKQCREYDFAVSVLTNLTLLTDEVVTEMKLNGLLGVQASLYSTDPVIHDSITKMTGSFKKLNHQYLNWSKMIYRYRSVVQ from the coding sequence ATGTATTTTAAACTCAAATCAAATGTACTATTCAGGAATTACGGTGATTATGGTTACATTACGGATGATAGAAACTACAGATATGTAAAAGATGAGGTGATGGGGGAACGGATTGTTTCAGAAAGTGGAGCTGTGTTTTTATCTACTTTAAATAAGACGCCAAAATCTACTCTTGATATATGTACTGAACTACTTGATAAGTTCAAGGATGTCAGCATTGAAATAATAAGAGATGATGTCGAAGAGTTTTTCTCTGAGTTAGTTTATGATGGTTTTTTGTGTAAAGGTGAGACTGCTGCTGAATGTAACAGCAATGATTATGTTTTTACATATAAAGATATAAATAGTAAAGTAAAAATCGACATAAGTAAGGATAATACAGACAATACAAATGAGTTCCTTGAAAAGCATGAGAGCGGAGTAAACCGCTTGACCAGCGTACATATAGAAATCACCAGTAAGTGTAATGAGCGATGCATTCATTGTTATATCCCTCATGAGAAAAAAATAAAAACACTGGACACAAAAAATATCTATTCTTTGTTGAAACAATGTAAAGATATGAATGTGCTGCATATAACTCTGAGTGGAGGGGAGCCTATGTTGCATAAAGATTTTTGTGACATATTAAAGCAATGCAGGGAGTATGATTTCGCTGTCAGCGTTCTTACTAATCTCACGCTCCTGACTGATGAAGTCGTGACTGAGATGAAGCTGAATGGATTGTTGGGGGTTCAGGCATCACTGTATTCAACAGATCCGGTCATTCATGATTCAATAACAAAAATGACAGGAAGTTTTAAAAAACTAAATCATCAATACTTAAATTGGTCGAAAATGATATACCGTTACAGATCAGTTGTCCAGTAA
- a CDS encoding recombinase family protein, which yields MELNSVEKQKIKVAQYLRMSTEHQQYSLHNQATFIKDYADKHNMIITHTYDDAGKSGVTILGRLALQKLLNDVIYRNIEIQAVLVYDVSRFGRFQDIDEAGYYSHILKMNGVDVIFCAEHIPTKEHPLEAMLMLSIKRAGAADLSKNLSDKVYAGQVNLI from the coding sequence ATGGAATTAAATTCTGTTGAAAAACAAAAAATTAAAGTCGCTCAGTATCTTCGGATGTCCACTGAGCACCAACAATATTCGCTGCATAATCAAGCTACATTCATCAAAGACTACGCAGATAAACATAACATGATCATCACTCATACTTATGATGATGCAGGCAAAAGTGGTGTAACAATCTTAGGGCGATTAGCACTTCAGAAACTGTTGAACGATGTCATTTACCGCAATATAGAAATCCAAGCAGTCCTCGTCTATGACGTAAGCCGTTTTGGTCGTTTTCAAGACATCGATGAAGCTGGTTATTACAGCCATATTCTCAAAATGAATGGGGTTGATGTCATTTTCTGTGCTGAGCATATACCAACAAAAGAGCACCCTCTTGAAGCAATGCTAATGCTGAGTATCAAACGCGCAGGGGCTGCGGATCTCAGTAAAAATCTATCAGACAAAGTTTATGCAGGACAGGTCAACCTAATCAA
- a CDS encoding integrase domain-containing protein yields the protein MKAAKPAEKEYTLQDGDGLYLLVKPSGSKIWRFNYYRPDTKKRALISFGAFPAVSLAEARQRRESAKALISKGIDPQFHQQQQREQEQAINQNTFAKVAADWYEVKKSQPLAANTIKDIWRSLEKYVFPFIGNQPISQLTARHFITALEPIQASGKLETVKRVSQRINEVMDYAVNSGLIPANPAAKIRKAFQTPVKTHMPTIRPEALPGLMKTLSVASIELQTRLLIEWQLLTVARPAEAAETRWIEIDLTENTWTIPAGRMKMRREHVIPLPPQALAILDAMKPMSGHREYLFPSAKDPKQPMNSQTANAALRRMGYKGVLVSHGLRAIFSTAANEAGFPPDVIEAALAHVDTNEVRRAYNVAEAWRLSSVSWDTINRHRRLVKEEGIDAQAPGDTRFTA from the coding sequence ATCAAAGCCGCCAAACCTGCCGAGAAGGAATACACACTACAAGACGGGGACGGGTTGTATCTGTTGGTGAAACCAAGTGGCTCTAAAATCTGGCGCTTTAACTATTACCGCCCTGACACGAAGAAACGTGCATTAATCAGCTTTGGCGCATTCCCTGCGGTTTCTTTGGCTGAAGCCAGGCAACGGCGTGAATCAGCAAAAGCACTGATAAGCAAAGGCATCGATCCGCAATTCCACCAGCAACAGCAGCGCGAACAAGAACAGGCCATCAACCAGAACACGTTCGCCAAAGTCGCCGCCGACTGGTACGAAGTGAAAAAGTCTCAACCACTGGCCGCGAACACCATTAAAGATATCTGGCGTTCACTGGAAAAATACGTGTTCCCGTTCATCGGAAACCAGCCTATCAGCCAGCTTACCGCCCGCCATTTCATCACCGCGCTGGAACCGATACAGGCCAGTGGCAAACTGGAAACCGTTAAACGGGTTAGCCAGCGGATTAACGAAGTGATGGACTATGCCGTTAATTCCGGCCTGATACCGGCTAATCCGGCAGCAAAGATCCGCAAAGCGTTTCAGACGCCGGTGAAAACCCATATGCCGACCATCCGGCCAGAGGCATTACCTGGCCTGATGAAAACGCTATCGGTCGCCAGCATCGAGCTACAAACCCGGTTATTGATTGAATGGCAATTGCTGACCGTTGCCCGCCCGGCTGAAGCCGCAGAAACCCGCTGGATCGAGATAGACCTTACGGAGAACACCTGGACAATCCCGGCAGGCCGCATGAAGATGCGCCGCGAGCACGTCATTCCCCTGCCCCCACAAGCGTTAGCCATTCTGGACGCCATGAAGCCAATGAGCGGCCACCGGGAATATCTGTTCCCTTCCGCTAAAGACCCCAAACAGCCGATGAACAGCCAAACCGCTAACGCCGCATTGCGTCGCATGGGTTACAAAGGCGTGCTGGTGTCCCACGGTTTGCGCGCTATCTTCAGTACCGCCGCCAACGAAGCAGGCTTCCCGCCGGATGTGATCGAAGCCGCGCTAGCTCACGTTGACACCAATGAAGTGCGCCGCGCCTACAACGTCGCAGAAGCCTGGCGCCTGAGCAGCGTGTCATGGGATACCATTAATCGTCACAGACGGCTGGTTAAAGAAGAGGGTATTGATGCTCAGGCGCCAGGAGACACCAGATTTACGGCATAA
- a CDS encoding HGGxSTG domain-containing protein — MNDRKRLLKRYQAHHDRKMAEHRAWAATGYDPQQRPPLEPYPDELRGLQCCATTRAGTPCKRTDIYRNGRCKYHGGKSTGAKTPEGKARQLAGYRRWLEKKRKNEAATA; from the coding sequence ATGAACGACCGCAAAAGACTGCTGAAGCGCTATCAGGCGCACCATGACCGCAAGATGGCCGAACACCGGGCCTGGGCCGCCACCGGCTATGACCCGCAGCAAAGACCGCCGCTAGAACCTTATCCTGATGAACTGCGCGGCCTGCAATGCTGCGCTACCACCCGTGCTGGCACACCCTGCAAACGCACGGACATTTACCGTAATGGCCGCTGTAAATACCACGGTGGCAAAAGTACCGGAGCCAAAACGCCGGAAGGCAAAGCCCGCCAGTTAGCAGGCTACCGCCGCTGGCTGGAGAAGAAACGCAAAAACGAAGCCGCTACGGCATAA